GCTGCCCGCGCATCCCTTCCTTCTGATCTACAATGTCAAAGAACTCTAGGACCGAAGCCCCGAACCGCTCAGTCCGCGTCGCCGTCTCGTTGGCGCCGCACCCCGTCGGTGGAGGCGGGTTATAGGCCCCACTCCCAAAACTGTCAAACCCTTTTTTGAGAAAAAACGTCAGAAAAAGACATTTTTGTAAAAAGGGCTAAAACTGGCCGGAACCGGGGGAGTTCACCCTTCATCCCGTGGTTGAGAAACCGTGGTTGAACATGGATCAGACCGGTCAACATGCCCGCCATTCCATATAGCCGATTTACCACATCAGAAGTCGTCGTTTGCCCACATCAAGAACAGTCAGATAACGATACATATATATATATGTCATATCGCGCACCTGATCTGCGGCCCTGTGAACTGGATTTCATTTTGTTTTCGGCTGCCATGTTCTTGCCACTGTGGGCTGGCACATGATCGCCGCCCATCACGACCAAGGCAGCAGGATTCCCTCAACGGTTCGTAAAGGAAATCGCGCCATTATGTCGGGACGGGTTCCACTTTTACCTGCGGCAATTCGCATTTCACATCGCCAAATCTTTTATGTATAAGGTTCTTGGCGATGTTGCCAACAAGAGCGACGGCCCGGGTGAACTGACAAATGGCTTTTAGGGGAGTTCTGCGGCAATGGCCGGAAGAGACTTGGTTTCTATTGCGAGCGTGATGGTAATTCTGGGGGGAACAACCGGATATCTGCTATCTGATCATTATTCGAACGCCTCGGATACTGCCCTGTCTGCCAGCGCTGCAGAGAGCCTCGTTATGGGGGGTGACGCGGACGTCACCGAAACCGCCAGTATCCCGGATCTTGAACCACGCCGCGAGACGGTTGTCCTTGAAAAGGGCTCCAACCTGATGGCGACACTGACCGCCACAGGCCTCGAGCGGACATCTGCCTATAACGCGATCGAAGCCCTGCGCGATGTATTCAACCCGCGCAAACTGCGCGCCGGGCAGGAATTCGACCTTGTTTATGCTGCGGACGGGCAGGACGATATCGAACTTCTGGACCAGATGAGCTTCCAGCCGGACCCGGAAACCATTGTTTCAGTCTCGCGCACTGATGACGGCTATCAGGCATCCTCGGACAAAATCGAACTGACACCTTCGCGCAATGTAGCGTCGGGCACGATCGAGCAAAGCCTGTTTCTGGCAGCGGAACGCAACGGCGTTCCGATCCCGGTTCTGATGGAACTGATCGAACTTTATTCCTATGAAGTCGACTTCCAGCGTGACATTCAGCCGGGCGACAGTTTTGAGATCATGTATCAGGAACTGAAAAACGATGCCGGTGAACGGGTGCGTTATGGCGATGTGCTTTATGCCAGCATGACGCTCAGCGGCCATGAGGTTCGGCTTTATTCCTATACCGACAGCAACGGCGAAACCGACTTCTATAACCAGAAGGGCGAATCTTATCGCCGTGCACTGATGCGGACACCGATCAACGGCGCACGTCTGTCATCGGGTTATGGCAAACGCAAGCACCCAATCCTTGGCTATACCAAGATGCATAAGGGGATCGACTTCGCAGCCCCGACCGGCACACCGATCTTTGCCGCCGGTAACGGCACGATTGCCAAGATTGGCCGCAATGGCGGTTATGGCAATTACATCCAGATCCGCCACAATGATTCCTATGCCACCGCCTATGCCCATATGAATGGTT
Above is a window of Thalassospira sp. ER-Se-21-Dark DNA encoding:
- a CDS encoding M23 family metallopeptidase; the protein is MGGDADVTETASIPDLEPRRETVVLEKGSNLMATLTATGLERTSAYNAIEALRDVFNPRKLRAGQEFDLVYAADGQDDIELLDQMSFQPDPETIVSVSRTDDGYQASSDKIELTPSRNVASGTIEQSLFLAAERNGVPIPVLMELIELYSYEVDFQRDIQPGDSFEIMYQELKNDAGERVRYGDVLYASMTLSGHEVRLYSYTDSNGETDFYNQKGESYRRALMRTPINGARLSSGYGKRKHPILGYTKMHKGIDFAAPTGTPIFAAGNGTIAKIGRNGGYGNYIQIRHNDSYATAYAHMNGFAKGLKQGSRVKQGDIIGYVGTTGRSTGPHLHYEILQNNAQVNPIRVKMPSGKTLKGEELDRFLADSDVLRKQYAELSIGNRKIASAE